The Rhododendron vialii isolate Sample 1 chromosome 3a, ASM3025357v1 nucleotide sequence GTTACCACACAGCCATAATGTGAATAGACTAATAAGTTACGATGACATACGCAGCAATACCAACATTACATATTAGAACGTGCACCGTTCATCAAAAGGCCACAATTCCAACATTATAAGTTACGTCGTGCACCGTCTTCCATATTCTACTGAGGCGAAACTCCAAGTAGCAACTGCATCATTTAAACTTCCATTTCATCGGAGCCTGCAGGCAACATTTTCTATTTGTAAACATAGCAAAAACATCTGACAGATACACAGGAAGCTACTTAGACTCTTTGCAACTATAATAAGCAATATAtaacttgtgtgtgtgtggggtgtgAGTGTTTTGGGTGGGACCATGACACGGCATCTTCATTTAATCGAGAAGAATACCCAAACAACGACCTGATCGCAAAGTGGTTAGAAGCTGGCACTAGTCATTTCTTTGTCTTAAACTAACAGGGACTGCCACTAAAAGTCACAAATACAAACTAATAACCTGGTCTTAACATCAAGATCTAGTGAAAGGTCTTGCACTAAATTGAACAAATAGTAGGAAAAGAATAACTAAAAGCCAAGCCTAAAAGGACCCCACGAAGCCCGGCCGTGTGGCTTCAACAAGAGTTGGAATCAAAGCGAGAGTCTTGCTGATAGAACTGACATAGTGACATGAATTTTATAGAAGCAGTCCAACTAATATTTAACTCaacatgaaaattttcatttgtatAGGGAATCCCACAAATTGTGCTTGCTTTCACCCGCATACGATAATGACTTTGGAAGCATGAATGTAGGGAGAGGAATAAATCGGCCTCATCACAAAAATTCTGCCAACAATGAAAAGACAGTACGGGATAACTCCAATACATACagctaaaatttattttccaaactgaaataaaagaaaactctGCTTGTGGCATGCTTAGAGTCTATCTTCCACACAGTCGGTCCCAAACCCCGGTTAAGGGAAGGGTCACGTAAAAGACCCTGTCAAATCTTATGACATAGAAAAAGGATTTATGTAGCTGAACCCCATTGATTGGGgcttaaggctccgtttggtatgatttggtttAAACTAACATAGGATAATAATAAGCCTTGCCAAGAGTATTTAGTGATACCTCCAAAGACGGCACCTGCAAGGATCAAGCACTTCTTATCCCCTTCTTGATCAACATTCAAATGTATGCAAGTTTCTCCCTTGAAAGATATTTGGGGAAACCCTGCtccattgttttcttttgattcttCACTTGAACATCCGAACGTGTGGAATAGTGAGAACCAAAGATGGATTTAGGGACGTAACTATAGGttctttttgaaagataagTTGGGCGTGCAAAGCCATAACCATTGCCAGGATTTATTCCCTTCTGCTCAAACAAGAAACAAAGATCTACGTATTATAGTGTATTAATCTGGTCAAAATACAATTAAAGGAAGAAAGGATCACCAACAATACATTATTATTCTTCTACAAAGGACGCACATGCCTCTTATTAAAATGATCATAAAGACATGGAGTTAATTGAGCTATAGCACCTCTCTATATCAATCAGGAAGGTATTGGGTTGATTCAGCATTAAAACCTCTCTGTTGTCAAAGGCGCACGCCGAGGCGCGACTTTGGGAAAGGCTGTTATATATACATACGTACCCCtaactatatatataggagCATATAATACATCTATGCACATATACGGTCTTTCTGAAGATAGCTAGTCTTACTTACAAAATGGTAACGGCTGTTCATTATAGCCAAGCTAACGAAGGCACAACACATCCATTGTTGAGAACACTTCACCAAAAAATATTGCAACAACACAGAGCATAATAAATAACAAGGCTAACCCTGGAGTGAGAATTCCATTCTGGCAGCAAAGGCGAGTGAGGAGGTACTCCACTGGAATTCATCCTGTCACAgaaaaacacaaccaaaaaagGGGGTACTCCAATGGGTCATTTAAGGACATATATGAATTAACTGCAAAACACAATCGATATAAGAAGACCAATAAATACacataaagagaaaaaaacacaattaaaatagacactgaaaaaaaaataataataaagaagcATCCCCAACCTATCGTCCATGCTAAAAGAAATGTTCCCCTCGTTCAATCTAAATCCAGCTTCCACAAGCCTCAAAGCAACATCTTTCTCCACGTTTGATCTCTGCACGTGCAAGGGAACACCAAATAAATTCATGAAATAATGTCAGACTCATACATACATAAACATTACCTGcatatcttcaaaaaaaaaaacacgaccTGCATGAACTATATATACTTGTACATTTGTGTGCATCTATGGGGAAAGAATCATTAACAAGTACATGTACATTTTTTTGGcaacaaaccaaaagaaaaaatagtactcctagATCCAAATACACATAAATTATCCAAAATATGAAGCAAGATAGGACGAAACAATGCATGGTGAGCTGGTATTGATTTACATACATTGTGTAGTTCTAACTGTATGTATTCCTCAATGGCATTGCCGGCCCTCTCAAAAACTTGAAGCAATATTGCAATGGCCCTTAAAAGCAGCTCCTTCCTATGGAACTCAGGTTCTGCAAATGATCCCATTCTGTACTCCTTGCGAACCACTGACCCCATTGTGTTTTCAAGGCATTGGGGGAGTGTCACACTTCCATCCCAACCATCCCCATCTTGTCTAGACAATGTGATAGGAAC carries:
- the LOC131320958 gene encoding uncharacterized protein LOC131320958 isoform X3, encoding MEGKLAEFAVLLAVAREKVLVPITLSRQDGDGWDGSVTLPQCLENTMGSVVRKEYRMGSFAEPEFHRKELLLRAIAILLQVFERAGNAIEEYIQLELHNDEFQWSTSSLAFAARMEFSLQVATWSFASVEYGRRCTT
- the LOC131320958 gene encoding uncharacterized protein LOC131320958 isoform X4, giving the protein MEGKLAEFAVLLAVAREKVLVPITLSRQDGDGWDGSVTLPQCLENTMGSVVRKEYRMGSFAEPEFHRKELLLRAIAILLQVFERAGNAIEEYIQLELHNDEFQWSTSSLAFAARMEFSLQGSDEMEV
- the LOC131320958 gene encoding uncharacterized protein LOC131320958 isoform X2; amino-acid sequence: MEGKLAEFAVLLAVAREKVLVPITLSRQDGDGWDGSVTLPQCLENTMGSVVRKEYRMGSFAEPEFHRKELLLRAIAILLQVFERAGNAIEEYIQLELHNDEFQWSTSSLAFAARMEFSLQEGNKSWQWLWLCTPNLSFKKNL
- the LOC131320958 gene encoding uncharacterized protein LOC131320958 isoform X1; protein product: MEGKLAEFAVLLAVAREKVLVPITLSRQDGDGWDGSVTLPQCLENTMGSVVRKEYRMGSFAEPEFHRKELLLRAIAILLQVFERAGNAIEEYIQLELHNDEFQWSTSSLAFAARMEFSLQACSDKGLKLFSPYARVFPILTRLCKLGASRGIQTAKKDKRIITQFSRQL